From a region of the Canis lupus dingo isolate Sandy chromosome 5, ASM325472v2, whole genome shotgun sequence genome:
- the DRC3 gene encoding dynein regulatory complex subunit 3 isoform X5, which translates to MHRLYNSLEPRVMDEDMLKLAVGEQGPREEAGQLARQEGILFKDVLSLRLDFQNILRIDSLWEFENLTKLQLDNNIIEKIEGLEQLVHLVWLDLSFNNIEAIEGLDTLVNLEDLSLFNNRISKIDSLDALVKLQVLSLGNNQIGNMMNIIYLRRFKDLRTLSLSGNPIAESEDYKMFVCAYLPDLVYLDFHRIDDHMKEMAESKHQYSIDELKHRENLIQSRLEDEQAQQEELEKHKAAFVEHLNGSFLFDSMYTEDVEGNKLAYLPGISELLQAYKDKFVIICLNIFEYGLKQQEKRKLELDTFNECVQEAIQENQEQGKHRIAKFEEKHLLSLNAIRDESELTNFEMKIVEYGKDITELFNVLMTLEMQLVEQLEETINMFERNIIDLVALFIENVQSLRWLSAGTWRTTTTRSSWRSPSILSRRY; encoded by the exons atgCACCGGCTGTACAACTCACTGGAGCCAAGGGTGATGGATGAGGACATGCTCAAGCTGGCTGTGGGAGAACAAGGCCCTCGGGAGGAGGCTGGGCAGCTGGCCAGGCAGGAGGGCATCCTCTTCAAGGATGTCCTGTCACTGCGGCTGGACTTCCAGA ACATCCTCCGCATAGACAGCCTCTGGGAGTTTGAGAACTTGACAAAGCTCCAGTTGGACAACAACATCATTGAGAAGATCGAGGGCCTGGAGCAACTTGTACACCTGGTCTGGCTGG ACCTGTCTTTCAACAACATTGAGGCCATTGAGGGGCTGGACACGCTGGTGAACCTCGAAGACCTAAGCTTGTTCAACAACCGGATCTCCAAGATTGACTCTCTGGATGCCCTCGTCAAGCTGCAGGTGTTGTCGCTGGGCAACAACCAGATCGGCAACATGATGAAT ATCATCTACCTGCGGCGGTTCAAGGACCTGCGGACGCTCAGCCTCTCTGGGAACCCCATCGCAGAGTCAGAGGATTACAAGATGTTCGTCTGTGCCTACCTTCCTGACCTCGTGTACCTGGACTTCCACCGTATCGACGACCACATG AAAGAGATGGCGGAGAGTAAGCACCAGTACAGCATCGATGAGCTGAAGCACCGAGAGAACCTGATTCAGTCCCGGCTGGAGGATGAGCAGGCCCAGCAGGAGGAGCTGGAGAAGCACAAG GCTGCGTTTGTCGAGCACCTGAATGGTTCCTTCCTGTTTGACAGCATGTACACCGAGGACGTGGAGGGCAACAAGCTGGCCTACCTGCCTGGCATCAGCGAGCTCCTTCAGGC CTACAAGGACAAGTTCGTCATCATCTGCCTGAATATTTTCGAATATGGCCTGAAACAGCAGGAGAAGCGGAAATTGGAGCTTGATACGTTCAATGAGTGTGTCCAGGAGGCCATCCAAGAAAACCAGGAGCAGGGCAAACACAGGATTGCCAAGTTTGAGGAGAAACACTTGCTG AGTCTAAATGCCATTCGAGATGAGTCTGAACTGACCAACTTCGAGATGAAGATAGTGGAATATGGCAAGGACATCACGGAGCTGTTCAACGTGCTCATGACACTGGAGATGCAATTGGTAGAGCAGCTGGAG GAGACTATAAACATGTTTGAAAGGAACATCATTGACTTGGTGGCACTCTTTATTGAAAATGTGCAAAGCCTA